CCCCGCCCGGGATGGCCGCGCGCCGCGACAGGACCTCGCCGAGGCGCACCAGCGGCCGGTGCAGCCACGCCGCGGCGCGCCGCGACAGGAGCGAGATTGCGAAGAGCGCGAGCAGGCCGAAGGCCAGGACACGGCCGGCGGTACCGAACCGCGCCACGGCGGTGCCCCCGATGGCGGCGAGCCCCGCCGCCGCGACGAAGGCCGCGCCGAGGCCGACGAGGAACGGCAGCGTGCCGGCGTGGAAAGGTCGGTCGGCCCGTGCGAGGACGAAGGGCAGCACCGGGACGATGCAGGGGCTGAGGATGGTCAGCACGCCCGCGAGATAGGCGGCGAGGGCGAGGGTCACGGGTAAGCTCCGGCTTGGTCTGGATGCCCTCTCACCAGTCCCGCATGTCCCGCCCGTGTGCGGCGCGCCGCATCCTTGTATCGGTCTGTAGCGGGCGCGGAGCCGCCGCCTCGGGACGAGGCCCGGTCCGCTACAGGGTGTTACCGGAACCGGCTCGCCGGAGGGGCGCGACCCGGCTATCCCGGGGGAAGGGCGTGGGAGGGGGCGTTGGAGCACATCGATCACGTGCTGGTCGTCGACGACGACCGCGACATCCGCGAGATGGTCTCGGGCTATCTCCGGAAGAACGGCCTGCGGGTGAGCCTCGCCGCCGACGGTCGGCAGATGCGCGCCTTCCTCGACGCGGACCGGGTCGATCTCATCGTGCTCGACATCATGATGCCGGGCGACGACGGCCTCGTCCTGTGCCGGGAGCTGCGGGTGGGCCGGCACAGGACGACGCCGGTCCTGATGCTGACGGCGCGCAGCGACGAGACCGACCGGATCGTCGGCCTGGAGATGGGTGCGGACGACTACCTGGTGAAGCCGTTCTCGGCCCGCGAGCTGCTCGCCCGGATCAAGGCCGTCCTGCGCCGCACCCGGATGCTGCCGCCCAACCTCCAGGTGACGGAGGCCGGCCGGCTCGTCGCCTTCGGGGATTGGCGGCTCGACACCACCGCCCGCCACCTGATCGACGCGGCCGGGACGGTGGTGCCCTTGAGCGGCGCCGAGTACCGGCTGCTGCGCGTGCTGCTCGACCACCCCCAGCGGGTGCTCTCGCGCGACCAGCTCCTCAACCTGACGCAGGGCCGCGAGGCCGAGCTGTTCGACCGCTCGATCGACCTCCTCGTCAGCCGCCTGCGCCAACGCCTACGGGACGACGCCCGCGAGCCGGCCTACATCAAGACCGTGCGCAGCGAGGGCTACGTCCTGGCGATGCCGGTCGTCATCGCGCAGGCGCGCGAAGGATGAAGGCGCGATGGCCCGGCAGCCTGCGCAGCCGGCTCTTCCTGATCCTGCTCGCCGGGCTGCTATGCGGGCAGGGGCTCGCCTTCGCGATCATGCTCTTGGAGCGGGACCAGTCGGCGCGGGCGGTGATGCTGACGACGCTCCAGCGCGACGTCGCCGTCGCGGTCGCCCTGCTCGACCGGCTTCCCGACCCCGAGCGGGCCGGGTGGCTGCCGCTCCTCGACCGGCCGACCTATCGCTACGCGCTCGGCCCCGGCGCGCCGGGCGACGCCGCCCTCCCGGCGCGGGCGCTGATGATCGCGGACGAGATCCGCGCCGCCCTGGAGCCGCGCTTCTCCGTGCGGTTCGACGCTGTGCCGGGGCCGGTCGAGCGGCTGCAGGGGCACGTCGTGCTCGCCGACGGCGCGGTGCTGACCCTCGACGTGCGGCCGGCACGGCGCACGGTCGCGTCGTGGCTGCCGGTCGCGCTGGCGGTGCAGCTCCTCGTTCTGGCGGCCTGCGTCTGGCTCGCCGTCCGGCTGGCGGTGCGCCCGCTGACCCGGTTCGCCGAGGCCGCCGACCGGCTCGAGCCCGGACGGCCGGCGACCCGCTTCGCGGAAGACGGGCCCGACGAGGTCGCGCGCGCGGGAAAAGCCTTCAACGCGCTCCAGGCTCGCATCGCTCGCCACCTCGACGAGCGCGTGCGCATCCTGGCGGCGATCTCCCACGACCTCCAGACGCCGATCACCCGGATGCGGCTGCGGGTCGAGACCGGCGCCGAGGGACCCGACCAGGACCGGCTGCTCCACGACCTCACCGTGATCGAGGCGCTGGTGCGCGAGGGCATCGCCTATGCCCGCAGCGTGCACGGCGACGTCGAGCCCTCGGCCCGCCTGGACCTGCGCGCCTTCGTCGAGAGCCTCGTCTTCGACTACCAGGATGGCGGGCGGGATGTCAGCATCACCGCCCTGACGGACGCCACGGTGACCACGCGTCCGCAGGCCCTGCGGCGCATCCTCGTCAACCTGATCGACAACGCGTTGCGCTACGCCGGCGCGGCGGAGATCGCGGTTGCGGCGCGCGAGGGTGGAATCGCCATCGCGGTTCTCGACCGCGGTCCCGGCATCCCGGCGGACCAGCTCGCGGCGGTGCTCCTGCCCTTCTGGCGGCTGGAGGAATCGCGCAGCCGCGACACCGGCGGCACCGGCCTCGGCCTCGCCATCGCCGAGCAGCTCGCCGCCGCGATCGGCGGCCGGCTCACCCTGCGCAACCGCGACGGCGGCGGGCTCGATGCCACGGTCACCCTCGGTTGAGGCGGGACCGGATGGCCCGCCACACCCAAGGGCCACCCACGCACCATACATGCGCTTACAAAATCGACCTTCGCGCACACATGCGGCACAACATCCGGCGACTTAGTGCCGGCGTCGACGCGGCAACGACCGTCGCCCGGGATTCGTCGGGAAGACGACCGGATCGTTCGCGTCCTGAACCGGGGTCGTCACATGGATCACGCAGTCGAACCGGCACGCCGCCGGCTCCTCGGACAACTCGGTGCGGCGCTCGCCGCCGGCACGGTCGCCGGGATCTTGCCGGCCGCGGCGCAGGGCGTCGCCTCCCCGGACCCCGCCGCGGCGTTCGGCCCACTGAAGCGGATCCGGGCCGGCGACCTCGACGTCGCCTACGCCGAGGCGGGCCCGGTGGAGGGCAGGCCGGTCCTGCTCCTGCACGGCTGGCCCTACGACATCCACTCCTATGCCGAGGTCGCGCCGGTGCTG
This is a stretch of genomic DNA from Methylobacterium sp. 17Sr1-1. It encodes these proteins:
- a CDS encoding response regulator translates to MEHIDHVLVVDDDRDIREMVSGYLRKNGLRVSLAADGRQMRAFLDADRVDLIVLDIMMPGDDGLVLCRELRVGRHRTTPVLMLTARSDETDRIVGLEMGADDYLVKPFSARELLARIKAVLRRTRMLPPNLQVTEAGRLVAFGDWRLDTTARHLIDAAGTVVPLSGAEYRLLRVLLDHPQRVLSRDQLLNLTQGREAELFDRSIDLLVSRLRQRLRDDAREPAYIKTVRSEGYVLAMPVVIAQAREG
- a CDS encoding HAMP domain-containing sensor histidine kinase is translated as MKARWPGSLRSRLFLILLAGLLCGQGLAFAIMLLERDQSARAVMLTTLQRDVAVAVALLDRLPDPERAGWLPLLDRPTYRYALGPGAPGDAALPARALMIADEIRAALEPRFSVRFDAVPGPVERLQGHVVLADGAVLTLDVRPARRTVASWLPVALAVQLLVLAACVWLAVRLAVRPLTRFAEAADRLEPGRPATRFAEDGPDEVARAGKAFNALQARIARHLDERVRILAAISHDLQTPITRMRLRVETGAEGPDQDRLLHDLTVIEALVREGIAYARSVHGDVEPSARLDLRAFVESLVFDYQDGGRDVSITALTDATVTTRPQALRRILVNLIDNALRYAGAAEIAVAAREGGIAIAVLDRGPGIPADQLAAVLLPFWRLEESRSRDTGGTGLGLAIAEQLAAAIGGRLTLRNRDGGGLDATVTLG